In Silene latifolia isolate original U9 population chromosome X, ASM4854445v1, whole genome shotgun sequence, the following proteins share a genomic window:
- the LOC141618246 gene encoding uncharacterized protein LOC141618246 encodes MDRIGMWNIRGMNLPNNQHEIKRFLLQNKVGLFGLLETKQKPKKWNKSIHAKVLDKSRKKLFWLTVVYGLNHAHERNELWDSLRGYHSKVSGPWLVGGDFNAVMARDERIVGAPLSNTEIQPMLQATQDCHLVDLSARISFFTWSNKHESDTNVYSRIDRVFSNAEWTDIFPDGYVHFLPKGTFDHCPCLVNFEVEHQRRGATFKYFNMWSMAPGYSDIVKTRWQKECKGTPMYKVVTQLRGLKAALKALNEEQFDNIENLTHMAEIALQKFQELLILDPLNEQLCQNEKECAKEVIDLRKARHQFLSQKMRIPHTFMRPLEEEDPKIEWTAEEVKSAIFDIPRTKALVPDGYNNKFFIDNWEIVGQDVIAALQRAFYFGKVLKQSNNTIITLIPKVEVPETVMLSHVLPDIINPSQSAFIEGRDIVGNILICHDLVKLYNRKSCSPLMLMKPDLQKAYDSVEWDFMKYMLIATGFLEHFCHLLMQCISTPSYSISLNGDIFGFFKGKRGLRQGDPLSPLLLTLCLEYLSRVSRVIQQHPDLKYHSLCNRIQLTHLCFADDLMLFCHGDRASIDLLLKAFAYFSKATGLSMNRGKSNFYGNGLDGSLIKEIEDMTGMHKGSVPFKYLGVNVSPKRLSVLDCHYLTERIVARIRSIGSKKLSYAGITYLWHSTDQKESLALVSWSQICQPLKQGGLGLRYLHSWNIAAIGKYVWWVAMKADHLWVKWVHVVYIKQSRWKEYEPGAGCSWAWRNICQVKNIYRDNLFVADEVEQYTLTQGYQWIKPDGDMVSWYPWMLNSWIIPRHTFMSWLVAQHRLLTQDRLIKMHIIQENRCFLCGLKEETHEHLFFGWTYSRMCLQLGTDWCLCPLHDKDCIKWWTEWRHPSTCRKKIVAVILASLMARIWFCRNISRMEGLIWRPSVLYSKVKHDVLIRIGQCDIKAKNSRVIDWVRYLTTQ; translated from the exons ATGGATAGGATTGGGATGTGGAACATTAGAGGCATGAATCTCCCTAATAACCAACATGAAATAAAGAGATTCTTGCTTCAGAATAAAGTAGGATTGTTTGGACTTttagaaacaaaacaaaaacctaaAAAATGGAATAAA AGCATCCATGCTAAGGTTTTGGATAAAAGTAGGAAAAAACTGTTCTGGCTGACTGTGGTGTATGGTCTTAATCATGCCCATGAGAGAAATGAGTTATGGGATAGCCTGAGGGGTTATCACAGTAAGGTCTCTGGTCCTTGGCTGGTTGGTGGAGACTTTAATGCTGTTATGGCAAGGGATGAGAGGATTGTTGGTGCACCTCTCTCTAATACTGAGATTCAACCTATGTTACAGGCCACACAGGACTGTCATCTTGTTGATCTTAGTGCTAGGATCTCCTTCTTTACCTGGTCCAACAAACATGAGAGTGATACAAACGTTTATAGCAGGATTGATAGGGTGTTTAGTAATGCTGAGTGGACTGATATCTTCCCTGATGGATATGTTCATTTTCTCCCTAAAGGCACCTTTGATCACTGTCCTTGTTTAGTTAATTTTGAGGTGGAACATCAGAGGAGAGGAGCCACCTTCAAGTATTTCAATATGTGGTCAATGGCGCCTGGGTATTCTGATATTGTCAAGACTCGATGGCAAAAAGAATGCAAGGGTACACCTATGTACAAGGTGGTCACTCAATTGAGAGGTCTGAAAGCTGCTTTGAAGGCTCTCAACGAGGAGCAATTTGATAACATTGAAAATCTTACACACATGGCTGAAATTGCTTTGCAAAAATTTCAGGAATTGCTAATTTTGGATCCCCTGAATGAGCAGCTGTGTCAGAATGAAAAGGAGTGTGCCAAGGAAGTGATTGACCTAAGAAAAGCAAGACATCAATTTCTTAGTCAGAAGATGAGAATACCTCATACTTTCATGCGTCCATTAGAAGAAGAAGATCCAAAAATAGAGT GGACTGCAGAGGAGGTTAAGTCTGCAATATTTGATATTCCAAGGACCAAAGCTCTTGTCCCTGATGGATATAACAACAAATTCTTTATAGACAATTGGGAAATTGTGGGTCAGGATGTGATTGCTGCTCTGCAAAGAGCTTTTTATTTTGGGAAAGTGCTGAAGCAAAGTAATAACACAATTATTACTTTAATTCCAAAAGTTGAGGTGCCTGAAACAGTAAT GTTGAGCCATGTTTTACCAGATATCATAAATCCTTCTCAAAGTGCCTTCATTGAAGGTAGGGATATTGTAGGCAATATCCTTATTTGCCATGATCTGGTTAAGCTTTACAACAGAAAGAGTTGTTCTCCTTTAATGTTAATGAAGCCTGATTTACAAAAAGCTTATGATTCTGTTGAATGGGATTTTATGAAGTATATGTTGATTGCTACTGGCTTTCTTGAACACTTTTGCCATCTTCTAATGCAGTGCATTTCTACCCCATCTTACTCAATCTCTTTGAATGGAGACATCTTTGGATTCTTTAAGGGCAAACGAGGGCTCAGGCAGGGAGACCCATTATCTCCTCTCTTGTTAACTCTATGCTTGGAATATCTAAGTAGAGTATCGAGGGTTATACAACAGCACCCAGACTTAAAGTATCATTCCTTGTGTAATAGGATTCAGCTGACACACTTGTGTTTTGCTGATGACCTTATGTTGTTTTGTCATGGGGATAGAGCTTCTATTGATCTGCTCTTGAAAGCTTTTGCATATTTCTCCAAAGCTACTGGTCTTTCTATGAATAGGGGGAAATCTAACTTCTATGGTAATGGTTTAGATGGTAGCTTGATCAAGGAAATTGAGGATATGACTGGAATGCATAAGGGATCAGTCCCTTTCAAATATTTGGGAGTTAATGTTTCTCCTAAAAGACTGTCAGTGTTGGATTGCCATTATTTAACTGAGAGAATTGTTGCAAGAATTCGAAGTATAGGGTCCAAGAAACTATCTTATGCTGGAAT AACTTACCTATGGCATAGTACTGATCAGAAGGAGAGTCTTGCTCTGGTGTCCTGGTCACAGATTTGCCAACCTCTGAAACAAGGTGGATTGGGACTTAGATACTTGCATAGTTGGAACATTGCTGCCATAGGAAAATATGTGTGGTGGGTGGCTATGAAGGCTGATCATCTTTGGGTTAAATGGGTTCATGTTGTCTATATAAAACAATCTAGATGGAAGGAGTATGAACCAGGTGCTGGGTGTAGCTGGGCTTGGAGGAATATCTGCCAGGTCAAAAATATTTATAGAGATAATTTATTTGTTGCTGATGAGGTAGAGCAATATACTCTCACGCAGGGCTACCAATGGATTAAACCAGATGGTGATATGGTCAGTTGGTATCCCTGGATGCTAAATAGCTGGATCATTCCAAGGCATACTTTTATGAGTTGGCTGGTGGCTCAACACAGATTGCTTACCCAGGATAGACTGATCAAAATGCACATCATTCAGGAGAACCGTTGCTTCTTATGTGGGCTTAAGGAGGAGACACATGAGCATCTCTTTTTTGGCTGGACTTACAGTCGGATGTGTCTACAGTTAGGGACTGACTGGTGCCTTTGCCCGTTGCATGATAAAGATTGTATCAAGTGGTGGACTGAGTGGAGACACCCCTCTACTTGCAGGAAAAAAATTGTTGCAGTAATCTTGGCAAGCTTGATGGCCCGAATTTGGTTCTGTAGAAACATAAGCAGAATGGAGGGACTAATTTGGAGACCAAGCGTGTTATATAGCAAAGTCAAGCATGATGTACTGATCAGAATTGGCCAGTGTGATATCAAAGCTAAAAATAGTAGAGTTATAGATTGGGTTAGATACTTAACTACTCAATAG